The Sphingobacterium bambusae genome includes a window with the following:
- a CDS encoding SDR family oxidoreductase: MEKTQKDALENPLEKYPKPPYPKQQQSFPGLASKMDPLPDHGEDSYVGSNRLRGRKALITGGDSGIGRAAAIAYAREGADVAINYLPEEESDAQEVIALIEEAGQKGYAIPGDITDERFCEDLVKQAVKNLGGLDILVNNAGRQQASESIADISSYSFDATMKTNVYAPFWITRAALEHLKAGSVIIATTSVQAYDPAGILFDYAQTKAANVAYVKSLSKQLGSKGIRVNGVSPGPIWTPLQICGGQPPEAIPQFGEMSELKRAGQPAELAGIFVLLASNEGSYATGQIYGAAGGMGHP; this comes from the coding sequence ATGGAAAAAACGCAAAAAGACGCCTTAGAAAATCCGTTGGAAAAATATCCAAAACCGCCCTATCCTAAACAGCAGCAGTCATTCCCCGGCCTAGCATCGAAAATGGATCCACTCCCCGACCATGGCGAGGACAGCTATGTTGGGTCAAATCGTCTACGTGGACGTAAGGCCTTAATAACAGGTGGAGACTCTGGCATAGGGCGTGCGGCGGCGATAGCCTATGCCCGAGAAGGCGCTGATGTAGCGATCAATTATCTTCCCGAAGAAGAATCGGACGCCCAAGAGGTTATCGCTCTTATTGAAGAGGCTGGTCAAAAGGGATACGCTATACCAGGGGATATTACCGACGAGCGTTTCTGCGAGGACCTAGTCAAACAAGCAGTCAAAAATTTGGGAGGATTAGATATTTTGGTTAATAACGCTGGGCGTCAGCAGGCGAGCGAATCCATTGCGGATATTTCCAGTTATAGTTTTGATGCAACGATGAAAACAAATGTTTATGCGCCCTTTTGGATCACCCGAGCTGCACTTGAGCACCTGAAAGCTGGATCGGTTATCATAGCCACGACTTCCGTACAAGCTTATGATCCGGCAGGAATTCTTTTCGACTATGCGCAGACAAAGGCGGCAAACGTAGCCTACGTTAAGTCATTATCCAAACAGCTTGGCAGCAAGGGTATCCGCGTCAATGGCGTTTCGCCGGGTCCCATCTGGACGCCTCTACAAATCTGTGGTGGTCAGCCACCAGAAGCTATTCCCCAGTTTGGCGAAATGTCCGAATTGAAGCGCGCAGGTCAGCCAGCAGAATTAGCAGGTATTTTTGTTTTATTAGCTTCTAATGAGGGAAGTTATGCAACGGGGCAAATATATGGCGCGGCCGGTGGAATGGGGCACCCATAG
- a CDS encoding glycoside hydrolase family 15 protein, which translates to MPIGTEWKGILRIFSPMAQGLYSQLKLTPGYGTKIDQPILVGDGTIFFEDSQLYLHTSAEISIEDDSTVVLQVAASQECWALLTAKAIRPIDADIAWMLKSTGEYWSEIGSHFSYEGLFQRQAVRSIRAIQQLSCAQTGGMLAAATTSLPEVIGGERNYDYRYVWVRDTALITGALSVLDGDVHAEYRFLDFLSKAIEKNPRKCIYPLYTIDHEKIDHLEELNLSGYYGSRPVQIGNVAAEQLQLDAAASVLIACQMIYEKYKETPHWPLIRKITDFVSKNWRRPDNGIWEEGKELHYTAGKVFCARALEMMARYSEDPIEADEWLEQAALIRKFVKEHCMTSDGAFANFAGSQEVDISAALFTVWGYCEANSNEMRATTDYLEKNYQKDNLYWRSLVEFDSHKEGAFLAGTCWLAHHYAIAGDFSKSEQILRAVEACANDLGYFSEEFDPIENRMLGNFNQTFVHSSFICAANGLSCEMNGISTIVR; encoded by the coding sequence ATGCCGATCGGAACAGAATGGAAAGGTATTCTTCGCATATTTTCACCTATGGCTCAAGGACTGTATTCACAACTAAAGTTAACGCCGGGATATGGTACAAAGATCGACCAACCAATATTGGTAGGAGATGGCACCATATTCTTTGAAGATAGTCAACTTTATCTTCATACTTCAGCCGAGATCTCTATCGAAGATGACTCTACGGTTGTTCTACAGGTTGCTGCATCGCAAGAATGCTGGGCGCTATTAACTGCTAAAGCCATTCGTCCCATCGATGCAGATATTGCATGGATGTTGAAAAGCACAGGGGAATACTGGTCAGAGATCGGCAGTCATTTTTCTTATGAGGGTCTATTTCAAAGGCAAGCAGTACGTTCGATCCGCGCTATACAGCAGCTTAGCTGCGCACAAACAGGGGGAATGCTGGCCGCCGCGACAACCTCCTTACCCGAAGTTATTGGAGGTGAGCGGAATTACGACTACCGTTATGTTTGGGTACGAGATACGGCATTGATCACTGGAGCGCTCTCGGTACTTGATGGTGATGTACACGCCGAATACAGATTTTTGGATTTTCTTTCCAAAGCGATTGAGAAAAATCCACGTAAGTGCATTTATCCACTCTACACCATTGATCATGAAAAAATTGATCATTTGGAGGAGTTGAATCTAAGTGGATATTATGGGAGCCGTCCCGTACAGATCGGCAATGTAGCCGCCGAGCAGCTGCAGCTTGATGCTGCAGCCAGCGTCTTGATAGCCTGTCAGATGATTTATGAGAAGTACAAGGAGACGCCTCACTGGCCCCTTATTCGTAAAATTACGGATTTTGTAAGTAAAAATTGGCGAAGACCAGATAATGGTATTTGGGAGGAAGGGAAAGAACTGCATTACACTGCAGGGAAGGTGTTCTGCGCGAGGGCATTGGAGATGATGGCTCGCTACAGTGAAGATCCTATAGAAGCTGACGAGTGGCTTGAGCAAGCAGCTCTTATCCGTAAGTTTGTAAAGGAGCATTGCATGACCAGTGATGGCGCGTTTGCTAATTTCGCAGGGTCACAGGAGGTTGATATTTCGGCGGCACTTTTCACGGTCTGGGGGTATTGTGAGGCGAACTCCAATGAAATGAGAGCGACGACGGATTACTTGGAAAAAAACTATCAAAAGGACAACTTATATTGGCGATCCCTAGTGGAGTTTGATTCACATAAGGAAGGGGCATTTCTCGCCGGCACATGTTGGTTGGCCCACCATTATGCCATAGCAGGAGATTTTAGTAAATCTGAACAGATTCTGCGTGCGGTAGAAGCTTGCGCTAATGATCTGGGATATTTCAGTGAGGAGTTCGATCCAATAGAAAATCGCATGTTGGGCAACTTCAATCAAACATTTGTGCATTCTTCATTTATTTGTGCGGCTAATGGTCTGAGCTGCGAAATGAATGGTATAAGTACGATTGTACGATAG
- a CDS encoding DUF748 domain-containing protein, whose translation MFKTLKKSTKVVLSIFLVLLVLRIALTPIVKSYVNKQLNELPGYKGHVDDIEISLYRGAYQIRGLVLDKISDTTKYAFLNIQHADLSIEWKSIWKGKLVSEIELSAPQIHILRESADLSKEPSRRHWSETVKSLMPITINKLVIQKGSFTYLDRQASPHIDLHVDSMQLTAYNLANVDEDNGQLPATLSISGTSIGGGKLNGDMKLNILKEIPDFDLDLELRDVDMTSLNSFIKEYATVDVERGTFSVFTELKLIDGQIDGYVKPFVKDLKVLDWKKDVKKGGFFQAAKEAVVGLVAKVVENPKKETVATTVVIEGNIKDPKTSTWQTFLGILKNGFIKALKQGIEGTV comes from the coding sequence ATGTTTAAAACTTTAAAAAAATCAACAAAGGTTGTCTTATCAATATTTCTTGTCCTCTTGGTTCTGCGGATAGCGCTTACACCGATAGTAAAAAGCTATGTAAATAAGCAACTAAATGAGCTGCCTGGCTATAAAGGACATGTAGATGATATCGAAATCAGTTTATACCGGGGTGCCTATCAGATTAGAGGTTTGGTGCTAGATAAAATTTCGGATACCACAAAGTATGCATTTCTAAATATTCAGCATGCAGACCTATCTATCGAATGGAAGTCGATATGGAAAGGAAAATTGGTCAGTGAAATTGAATTGAGCGCACCGCAGATTCATATCCTAAGGGAATCAGCCGATCTATCTAAGGAGCCTTCCAGAAGGCATTGGTCGGAAACGGTTAAATCGCTGATGCCTATCACCATAAATAAATTGGTGATTCAAAAGGGATCCTTTACATACTTGGATCGACAGGCCAGTCCACATATAGATCTGCATGTGGATAGCATGCAGCTGACGGCCTATAATCTAGCAAATGTAGATGAAGATAATGGGCAATTGCCCGCTACGCTTTCGATAAGTGGAACCTCGATTGGTGGCGGTAAACTAAACGGCGACATGAAGCTTAACATTCTTAAGGAGATTCCGGATTTCGATCTGGATCTGGAACTGCGTGATGTCGATATGACGAGTTTAAATAGTTTCATCAAGGAATACGCGACCGTGGATGTAGAGCGGGGAACGTTTAGCGTCTTTACGGAACTAAAGCTTATCGATGGACAAATTGACGGTTATGTAAAACCGTTCGTAAAAGATCTGAAGGTACTTGATTGGAAGAAAGATGTGAAAAAAGGGGGATTCTTTCAAGCTGCTAAAGAAGCGGTTGTCGGACTGGTAGCTAAGGTAGTAGAGAATCCCAAAAAGGAGACTGTTGCAACGACAGTTGTAATAGAGGGAAATATTAAGGATCCTAAGACCAGTACATGGCAGACCTTTTTAGGTATACTTAAAAATGGATTTATTAAAGCGTTAAAGCAAGGGATTGAAGGCACGGTTTAA
- a CDS encoding DUF6766 family protein — translation MKKSFIYKNSLSIVFLALFVAALFGQTIFGWKVYNSELADVGQRPLNLLYYLRSGHFISATFENFQSEFLQMMLYVVLTIFLRQIGSAESKKLNEKEPVDRDPIPTLDAPRPVRSGGWRLKLYKHSLSISFAFLFVFSWAMHLVGSFRYYNDELGMVNKPSIDLVSFISKPDFWFESLQNWQSEFLSVASIVILTIFLRQKGSPESKPVDAPHMETGK, via the coding sequence ATGAAAAAATCCTTTATATATAAGAACAGCCTATCGATCGTCTTTTTGGCGTTGTTTGTTGCCGCACTTTTTGGACAGACAATTTTCGGATGGAAAGTCTACAATTCTGAACTTGCAGATGTCGGACAGCGTCCATTGAACCTCTTGTATTATTTGCGAAGCGGACATTTCATCTCTGCTACATTTGAAAATTTCCAGAGCGAATTCTTGCAAATGATGCTCTACGTAGTTCTGACTATTTTTTTAAGACAGATTGGCTCAGCCGAATCAAAAAAACTGAACGAGAAAGAACCTGTTGATCGGGATCCTATCCCGACTTTGGACGCGCCAAGGCCGGTCAGGTCAGGAGGTTGGAGACTTAAACTTTACAAGCATTCGCTATCAATTTCATTTGCGTTTCTATTTGTTTTCAGTTGGGCGATGCATCTGGTTGGAAGCTTTCGCTATTACAATGATGAATTGGGCATGGTCAATAAACCCTCGATCGACCTGGTATCCTTTATTTCAAAGCCCGATTTCTGGTTTGAATCGCTACAAAATTGGCAGAGCGAATTTCTTTCCGTCGCCTCTATAGTCATCTTAACGATTTTTTTAAGACAAAAAGGATCTCCAGAATCAAAACCTGTAGATGCTCCCCATATGGAAACAGGTAAATAG
- a CDS encoding YciE/YciF ferroxidase family protein, which produces MAKKTEQSDMPNAHLHELFVDELKDILGAERQLLQGLKKLIKAATGEKLKAAFQTHYEQTEGHIDRLKEVFSSLGIPARGKKCKAMEGLLAEAEEIIEEFQDSPEVIDAALIVAAQKVEHYEIASYGSVVTFAKLMGHEDAKEILGQTLAEEKETDELLTDIALSDANTAA; this is translated from the coding sequence ATGGCAAAGAAAACAGAACAATCAGACATGCCCAATGCACATCTACATGAATTGTTTGTGGATGAGCTCAAAGATATTTTAGGGGCAGAAAGACAGCTATTGCAAGGACTTAAAAAACTAATAAAAGCTGCAACGGGAGAAAAATTGAAAGCAGCATTTCAAACGCACTATGAGCAAACAGAAGGACATATTGATCGTCTGAAAGAGGTTTTTTCATCTTTGGGAATTCCTGCCAGAGGCAAGAAATGTAAGGCTATGGAAGGTCTTTTAGCTGAAGCAGAGGAGATTATAGAGGAATTTCAGGATTCTCCTGAAGTGATCGATGCTGCTTTAATCGTAGCCGCCCAAAAAGTAGAACATTATGAAATAGCAAGTTACGGGTCTGTCGTCACCTTCGCGAAGTTGATGGGCCATGAGGACGCTAAGGAAATTCTAGGGCAAACGTTGGCCGAAGAAAAGGAAACTGATGAGCTGTTAACAGATATTGCGCTATCTGATGCAAATACCGCAGCTTAA
- a CDS encoding universal stress protein, which translates to MNNTLLVLTDFSDNAWSGIRYSAFLAEQFQWKLHILHTYTLSANLTFQDHFGEDMVEVQREERESKMDILLTKLTAFHPHCNVTTACMQGDVADTVLNLLQENSYTFVVMGTAGASGLKKRTLGSNTLNMIKCCPIGIIAVPEQLEQSKLDKVGLLTNFKNNERTLLQSLTDRVPRSFDLLLMHVTEKDITTAPETITSLTTAFSDKLQLDSIKYIEKNAVYRLDYYMPIPRAIDWMIEKEGVDLLLVCYNQKSFFTRFISRNLPKYISNNLLIPTYFKSESFL; encoded by the coding sequence ATGAACAATACCTTACTCGTGCTTACCGATTTTTCAGACAATGCCTGGTCGGGCATCCGCTACTCGGCATTTCTCGCTGAGCAGTTTCAGTGGAAGCTACATATTCTGCACACCTATACACTTTCAGCCAATTTGACCTTTCAAGATCATTTTGGGGAAGATATGGTAGAAGTACAGCGAGAAGAACGGGAATCGAAAATGGATATTTTGCTAACAAAATTAACTGCTTTCCATCCACATTGTAATGTGACCACGGCCTGCATGCAGGGTGATGTGGCTGACACCGTCCTCAATTTGCTGCAGGAAAATAGCTACACATTTGTCGTTATGGGAACAGCTGGTGCAAGTGGACTAAAAAAACGCACTTTGGGAAGTAACACGTTAAACATGATCAAGTGTTGTCCAATTGGAATAATAGCTGTACCGGAGCAGTTAGAACAGTCTAAACTCGATAAGGTGGGATTGCTCACTAATTTTAAAAATAATGAACGAACCTTGTTGCAATCGTTAACCGATCGCGTGCCCCGCTCTTTCGATCTGCTGTTAATGCATGTGACGGAAAAAGATATAACTACTGCTCCAGAGACGATCACGAGTCTCACCACAGCATTTTCCGACAAGCTTCAATTGGATAGCATTAAATATATTGAAAAGAATGCCGTGTACCGATTGGACTATTATATGCCTATACCCCGGGCGATCGATTGGATGATTGAAAAGGAGGGAGTAGACCTATTACTCGTTTGTTACAATCAAAAGAGCTTTTTTACAAGATTTATATCGCGGAATCTGCCAAAGTATATAAGTAATAACCTGTTGATTCCTACATATTTTAAATCCGAGAGCTTTTTATAG
- a CDS encoding single-stranded DNA-binding protein, producing the protein MNIIGRVTKDAQVQTTAGGKEVVNFSVAVNDSYKNKQGERVEQTEFFDCAYWLTPKVAKMLVKGLLVELIGRVSASGWIDRDGNPRATLNFHVSSIKPLFGSGIRAEENDEVVAEAVEDDLPF; encoded by the coding sequence ATGAACATCATTGGTAGAGTAACAAAAGATGCACAAGTGCAGACCACCGCAGGTGGCAAAGAAGTCGTTAATTTCTCGGTAGCGGTCAATGACAGCTACAAGAACAAGCAAGGCGAACGTGTCGAGCAGACAGAGTTCTTTGACTGTGCCTATTGGCTCACACCTAAAGTAGCGAAGATGCTTGTTAAAGGTTTGCTTGTGGAATTGATCGGCCGAGTAAGCGCTTCGGGTTGGATAGATCGGGATGGCAATCCGCGTGCAACGCTGAATTTTCATGTATCAAGCATTAAGCCGCTTTTCGGTAGTGGTATTCGGGCGGAGGAAAATGATGAGGTGGTTGCCGAAGCAGTAGAGGACGACCTCCCATTTTAG
- a CDS encoding PRTRC system protein E, whose product MENGFFNNIARLDFAGNLQLTIGKSAENGLVVSILLRNDACGDSAKDLIPPLTLKGTAEELDEDFFGQIAKPMEQVSGLMVDMEAFLAQMEIAKKNSAMEKQQEEMKRKGRETKDKKYKESMGKVDALEKEGKFRDAWTKLPDPAEFPEQAELIRKRKADLSARFAPDLFGASASQLEDVSEHVEESSNLEDDSDPLDNDGFSDEEE is encoded by the coding sequence ATGGAAAATGGATTTTTTAACAATATAGCACGTTTGGATTTTGCAGGTAACCTGCAATTGACGATCGGAAAGAGCGCGGAAAATGGATTGGTGGTATCGATTCTACTCCGCAATGACGCTTGTGGTGATAGCGCCAAGGATTTGATACCGCCGCTAACCTTGAAGGGTACAGCGGAGGAATTGGACGAAGATTTCTTTGGGCAGATCGCAAAGCCTATGGAGCAGGTTTCGGGTTTAATGGTGGATATGGAGGCTTTCCTTGCACAAATGGAGATTGCAAAGAAGAATTCGGCAATGGAAAAGCAACAGGAGGAAATGAAGCGCAAGGGTAGAGAAACCAAAGACAAGAAGTACAAAGAATCGATGGGCAAGGTGGACGCGCTTGAAAAGGAGGGCAAATTTCGTGATGCATGGACAAAGCTTCCCGATCCTGCTGAATTTCCCGAGCAGGCAGAACTTATTCGTAAGCGCAAAGCGGATTTGTCGGCTCGCTTTGCACCTGACCTCTTTGGTGCGAGCGCTTCGCAACTGGAAGATGTATCCGAGCACGTGGAGGAATCGAGTAATCTAGAAGATGATAGCGATCCGCTTGATAATGATGGATTCTCGGACGAGGAAGAATAG
- a CDS encoding PRTRC system protein C: MLLATQLPRVFILMDKGQVITLTDPNPKWSPQAVLNFYSANYPIVTTAKISAPVLKDDAVQYRFETVIGTKG; this comes from the coding sequence ATGCTACTAGCAACACAATTACCACGCGTTTTCATCTTGATGGATAAAGGGCAAGTGATAACCTTAACAGACCCAAACCCGAAGTGGTCTCCCCAAGCGGTGCTTAATTTTTACAGCGCGAATTATCCTATTGTGACTACGGCCAAGATTTCCGCACCAGTACTTAAGGATGACGCGGTACAATACCGCTTTGAAACGGTGATCGGAACGAAGGGTTAA
- a CDS encoding PRTRC system protein B, with the protein MKDITHQIGTLYHPKAGLLIYQNSKTNKDTYVEYFDMDALGRPISAHPLSIREAEKLAKSLSNQAEGKLNYLSAKGMLPSNVLHFDAVKKQVLWYSKPQNRELFFAPALGINSGKANIPALLWRADAQSLRVYAFTSGKRPTEKTTLYHAPFFNIYQDGKVCMGTVDVDLQNERSLERFMQTWESYFFESYFSHLMNGHEPIKGNCVLLWESLVGNDKSFPAKVLKKTNMSIKTLLL; encoded by the coding sequence ATGAAGGATATAACCCATCAAATTGGTACGCTGTACCACCCTAAAGCAGGTCTGCTGATTTATCAAAATTCAAAAACAAACAAAGATACTTATGTGGAGTATTTTGATATGGATGCATTAGGTCGTCCGATCAGTGCGCATCCGCTTTCGATTCGTGAGGCAGAGAAGCTAGCTAAATCGCTAAGCAACCAAGCGGAAGGCAAGCTAAATTACTTATCGGCAAAAGGCATGTTGCCTAGCAATGTCTTGCATTTTGATGCTGTAAAAAAGCAAGTGCTCTGGTATAGTAAGCCGCAGAACCGCGAGTTGTTCTTTGCTCCAGCTCTCGGCATTAACAGCGGGAAAGCGAATATTCCGGCTTTGCTTTGGCGTGCGGACGCGCAGTCTCTACGAGTCTATGCTTTCACTTCGGGCAAACGACCAACAGAAAAAACGACACTTTACCATGCACCCTTCTTTAACATTTACCAAGATGGTAAAGTGTGTATGGGGACAGTAGATGTTGATCTGCAAAATGAACGCTCTTTGGAGCGTTTCATGCAAACGTGGGAGAGCTACTTTTTTGAAAGCTATTTCAGCCATTTAATGAATGGTCACGAGCCAATAAAAGGTAACTGTGTCTTGCTATGGGAAAGCTTAGTTGGTAACGATAAATCTTTTCCGGCAAAAGTGCTAAAGAAAACGAATATGTCCATTAAAACTTTACTACTATGA
- a CDS encoding PRTRC system ThiF family protein — MNTTKPKVHFVDNGLLNPTNPITVNLIGAGGTGSKVLTALVEMNHSLLALGHAGLQVRLWDDDSISEANLGRQRFASSELGLHKSVALINRTNRWSGTRWRAEATKYGLESFAADSTNFSATLTVSCVDSVKARFEIAEILRKIGRISNYNNRPKYWLDFGNGQNTGQVLLSTVGEIAQPKSEQFIPVANLPFVTNEFAALLRRSEIIDDTPSCSVADALQKQDLYINSALAQMGMSLLWSLFRQGMTSHRGFFLNLRDFRAQPIDFG, encoded by the coding sequence ATGAATACAACTAAACCAAAAGTACACTTTGTCGATAACGGACTCTTAAATCCGACCAATCCGATTACGGTCAATTTGATCGGGGCAGGAGGGACTGGCTCGAAGGTGCTGACCGCTCTCGTGGAAATGAACCACAGTTTGCTTGCACTTGGTCATGCAGGTTTGCAGGTACGGCTGTGGGATGATGATTCAATCAGCGAAGCGAATTTGGGTAGACAGCGCTTTGCTTCCTCGGAACTTGGATTACACAAATCGGTGGCACTGATTAACCGCACCAACCGTTGGTCGGGAACACGATGGAGAGCGGAAGCAACAAAGTATGGTTTGGAGAGTTTCGCTGCTGATTCTACTAATTTCTCGGCTACTTTGACTGTTTCTTGTGTGGATTCTGTAAAGGCACGATTTGAAATTGCTGAAATACTACGAAAGATTGGACGAATTAGTAATTACAACAATCGCCCAAAGTATTGGCTAGACTTCGGCAATGGCCAAAATACGGGGCAGGTTTTGCTTTCAACTGTCGGGGAAATTGCGCAACCGAAATCGGAGCAATTCATTCCCGTGGCGAATTTGCCATTTGTTACGAATGAATTTGCGGCTTTGCTTCGGCGGTCGGAAATCATAGATGATACGCCCAGTTGTTCGGTCGCGGATGCTTTGCAAAAGCAAGATTTATATATCAATTCAGCGCTTGCGCAGATGGGTATGTCCTTACTTTGGAGCTTGTTTCGGCAGGGAATGACGTCACACAGGGGCTTCTTTTTGAATTTAAGGGATTTTAGGGCGCAACCGATAGACTTCGGATAG
- a CDS encoding ArsR/SmtB family transcription factor, whose translation MGITKTDIFSEEQNRLASLFKVLGHPARIAILNHIINQNACICNDLVEELGLAQATISQHLKELKSIGIIQGSIEGKSVCYCIEEKTWKDVQRVINLFFDQDVKVEKCC comes from the coding sequence ATGGGAATAACTAAGACAGACATATTTTCAGAAGAGCAGAACAGACTAGCCTCTTTGTTTAAAGTGCTGGGGCATCCGGCACGAATTGCTATTCTGAATCATATTATTAACCAGAATGCTTGTATCTGTAATGATCTCGTTGAAGAGTTAGGCTTGGCCCAAGCCACCATTTCTCAGCATCTAAAAGAGCTAAAAAGTATTGGTATCATTCAAGGTTCTATTGAAGGAAAGTCTGTGTGCTATTGTATTGAAGAAAAAACTTGGAAGGACGTGCAGAGAGTTATCAATCTGTTCTTTGATCAAGACGTTAAAGTAGAAAAATGCTGTTAG
- a CDS encoding DUF6428 family protein — protein sequence MKLSEIKTILPTLDNVEFQLENGAFVPEHFHVTEVGIITKSFIDCGGTIRSESVVNFQLWNADDYEHRLKPNKLLNIIKLSEEQLGIADAEIEVEYQTETIGKYDLAFSGKHFVLKNKQTACLAMDACGVPSDKPKVELSQLQNSCCSPNSGCC from the coding sequence ATGAAACTATCAGAAATCAAAACAATCCTACCAACATTAGACAATGTTGAATTTCAATTGGAAAACGGTGCTTTCGTGCCGGAACATTTCCATGTAACCGAAGTCGGTATCATCACCAAGAGTTTCATCGACTGTGGTGGCACGATAAGAAGTGAAAGCGTAGTCAATTTCCAACTGTGGAATGCAGATGACTATGAGCATCGACTAAAGCCCAACAAATTGCTTAACATTATTAAACTATCCGAAGAACAACTTGGAATCGCAGATGCGGAGATTGAGGTTGAATATCAAACCGAAACGATTGGAAAATATGATCTTGCGTTTAGCGGAAAACATTTTGTTCTTAAAAACAAGCAAACGGCCTGCTTGGCAATGGATGCATGCGGCGTACCAAGTGATAAACCTAAGGTTGAGCTATCACAGTTACAGAATTCTTGTTGTTCACCAAATTCAGGCTGCTGTTAA
- a CDS encoding protein-tyrosine-phosphatase: MYPKLLDTIGRFQVDTAQMSERQSILKPLIEYIQQKYDGDQEININFICTHNSRRSHLSQIWAQTAASFYGIENVHCYSGGTEETALYGKVAFTLNEQGFQFLQLSEGNNPIYAIKYDDNCAPLVGFSKKYDHSYNPISHFAAVMTCSQADGGCPFIAGAEKRIPITFEDPKISDNTPEQDKVYAKRSLEIGQEMFYVFSQISKKNDAAKIKIS, encoded by the coding sequence ATGTACCCCAAATTACTAGATACCATAGGGCGATTTCAAGTGGATACTGCCCAAATGAGCGAACGCCAATCTATACTAAAGCCGCTGATTGAATATATTCAGCAGAAGTATGATGGAGATCAAGAAATCAATATCAATTTTATTTGTACGCATAATTCCAGACGCAGCCATTTATCGCAAATATGGGCGCAGACCGCAGCTAGTTTCTACGGTATAGAAAACGTTCATTGCTACTCGGGAGGGACAGAAGAAACAGCGTTGTATGGTAAAGTGGCCTTTACATTGAACGAGCAGGGATTTCAATTCCTCCAATTATCAGAAGGTAACAATCCTATCTATGCGATCAAGTATGATGATAATTGCGCTCCTCTTGTCGGCTTCTCCAAGAAATACGACCATTCCTATAATCCCATCTCGCATTTTGCAGCCGTTATGACTTGCTCTCAGGCAGATGGGGGATGTCCCTTCATCGCAGGAGCCGAAAAGCGGATTCCGATCACCTTTGAAGATCCGAAGATATCCGACAATACACCTGAGCAAGACAAGGTTTACGCCAAGAGAAGCTTGGAAATAGGCCAAGAAATGTTCTACGTGTTTTCACAGATTAGTAAAAAAAATGATGCAGCCAAAATTAAAATTTCTTGA